Within Bacillus solimangrovi, the genomic segment TGAATTTAGTGATTGTAATGGACTAGCCTCATTTTCTTCTTGCCATACTTTATTCAATGCACCTGCAAATGTTTCGGTTGATTGCGCACCAGAAATGGCATATTTTTCATTTATAACGAAGAATGGAACACCTTGGACACCAATTTGCTGTGCTTGAGCTTCTTCTGTACGTACCTCTTGTTCATAGCCTGATCCAGAAAGGACGTCTCTGACTTCTTTCCCTTCCAAGCCAGCTTGTTCAGCAATTTCTGTAATCGTATCATGATTACCAATATTCTTACCTTCTGTAAAATGTGCATACATGAAACGCTCTGTAAGCTCAGTATCTTTGCCTTTTGCTTTTGCAAACTTCGCTACTCTGTGGGCATCGAAAGTATTCGTTGGAATAGATTTATCGAATTGGAAATCTAACCCAACCGTTGCAGCTTGCTGAGCTACATTATCGCTCATTTGCTTCGCTTGTTCTACCGAAGTTCCATATTTTGATGCTAAAACTTCAAATAAACTTTTATCCGTATTTACACTTGCATTCGGATCAAGTTCAAAGCTTTTATATACAACCTCTACTTCATCTTTATGTGGAAATTGTTCTAACGCCTCTTCCAAACGACGTTTACCAATATTACAGAATGGACAAACAAAATCAGACCAAACTTCTATTTTCATACATGCACCTCATTTTATATAATTTAACGAATTGATCATAACATAAACATATTGTTATTTTATAGTAAAATGCTCAACATGAGTATGTCAGATGAGCTAAGTATGTTACTAATAATACTTAGTATTTTATTTTTGTACTTATTACGTTATCAGAATCATTCTGGTTATATTCAACCCCATCTTTTCAATTTCAATAAGTATGAATCAATTTAATAATGCATCGTTCTAATTAAGGTTAAATAAAATAAATTGTTATTCACAGACTTTAG encodes:
- a CDS encoding DsbA family oxidoreductase, which produces MKIEVWSDFVCPFCNIGKRRLEEALEQFPHKDEVEVVYKSFELDPNASVNTDKSLFEVLASKYGTSVEQAKQMSDNVAQQAATVGLDFQFDKSIPTNTFDAHRVAKFAKAKGKDTELTERFMYAHFTEGKNIGNHDTITEIAEQAGLEGKEVRDVLSGSGYEQEVRTEEAQAQQIGVQGVPFFVINEKYAISGAQSTETFAGALNKVWQEENEASPLQSLNSKGVQGETCSDDGCDI